The Candidatus Margulisiibacteriota bacterium nucleotide sequence TATGGTAATCAATATTTCGACTAATTTAATATTTAGAAATCTGCCGGCTTCAAGCAGTGTAAATAATGATCCTGATGGCAGCGCCGTAGCCAGCCGCAATCGCGCTGAAGAAGGGGTCTATTTCCGGCCGGAAAATTATCAGATGCTAACCGATCTTATCGGAGAATTAAATGAGGAAAGAAAAATCAGCTATCTCGCTCAAAATGGCCCAAGCAACTCATGTAGTAGTATTTCATCCCCTCCTTCCCCTCCTCTCCCTCCACCAACTGTTTTTGTTATTACCCCTCCCTATATTAAGAAAGATGGGACGCAACTGAAAAAGTTTAAAATTATCGGCGACTATTTACCCTTAAATCAACAAATCGACAGGATTGAATTATCGGATGGTAGCGGGAATATTATTGATGCTAGACCATTTGATCGAAAAAACAAAAACATAATCGAATTCTCGATCACTATCGATCAAAACACAAGGGCCGGGACATACGGTCTTAAAATCTTTCGAAAATGGGGACAAAAGACGATCGAAATGCCTGAAGCTTTAAAAGTGGCCGAAAAGACCCAGCCGGTGACGCCACTGGAATTTCGGGTTTCTTCCGAATCGGTCGTGGCGGATAATTTTCCCCATGGAATCATGATATCTGGGGAACACGTGGATAAAGCGAATAATGTAAAGGTGGTTGATGGGAACAATAACATTTTATCTAATCAGGCGCTGGTTGGTTCGCCAAATGAGAAAACAAGAGCTTTTGATTTGCAGTTCGGTCCAGCCCAGCTTGTCGGCCTGGGCCTGACTGCCCATCAAGTCGCGTCGGGGAAAAGATATGATGTTTCGCTGGTCATTAGCTACTCTGATGGTACTCCGGATAAGGTACATCCCTTTACCATCATAGACGAGCGCCATCCCACCATCGTTATGCCAGAAAAGTTAGGGGCGGACAACACCAGCCATAACGTCGTTGTTTTTGGTCCCGGTCTCGATCAGATTGATGCGATGAAAATATTTTCGAACAGCGTGGAAGTTTTTTCCTCCCCCGTCAATGAGTCGAACAGCCAGACCGTTACTGATGACCGGATCATAACTATGCCTGTTCGGATTAATCCTCAAAGCTTGCCGGGAGGAACACCCGACGACTCGGAAAAAGCTGGAAGGACTAATTATAATGCGGCAGTCGTTTTGTATTCCGCCGGTACTCAGGTGCTTCGGAGGGATATTACTTTATATAGTGATCTAGCTGTTCAACCAACTCCGCCGGCATTGCCGCCGGTGATTCAAGCGTGCCAGCCGCCATATGTTTGTCTGGTTCCACCATTAACTCCGCTTTTGTCGCCTCCTATTTTGGGTGTTCCTTCAGCCTTTCATCCGAATATCGAGAAAGCAGCTCCAGTAGGAGATATTGAGGTGGCGGAGACGGGAAGGGTCCCTCTTTATTTAGGGTTTACGCCACAGATAATTGGTGATTCTCCCAAGGCATGGATCAAAAAAGAAAATGAGACTGCTGAAAAGATCGTCAAAAATGATGAGTTGAAAGAATTTATCGCTGCACACAAAGATAAGTACAGATATGATGATTCAACTGAAACCCTCGTAATTAAAGGAGAAATGAACAAAGATGAGAAGAACGAACTTTTAACGATTTATTCTTCTCCGGAAGAGAAAGAAGCAATAAATAGGCTTTTTAGCCAGTCCAAAAATAGTTTTTTTGAATTAAATCTTCAAACACAAGGTTCGCTTTTTATTCCTAATAAGGATAATGAAGAATATAAGAATGGTTTTAGATTTGGCGGGAATGTCCTTTTTACACCGGCAAAGTGGTTCAGGATCGAGGCGCAGGGGCAAGGCACCTGGTCGGGTTCCGGTTCGACCATGAACCTGCCATATTTTTATGGTGTGGTTAGCCGTACCGGCAAATTTAAGGGGGCTGTGCACTTTAATGCCCCCGATATTTTTAGATTTAAATTAAATGTTGAGTATACCGACAGCGCTTACCGTAAAGACGGGAAGGATTTTGATGACAGCCGTTGGCGCGGAACCGGGACTGTATTGGCTGATCTGTCAAAATCGGTAAAGAGCACCTGGGCGCCTTCCCGTATTTCGGCTAACGGCGGTTTTATTCTTCAAGGTTCGAGAAATATTGATGGGGAAAAACACTCGTTAGGCGGCGGAGGATTTATCTCTCAATTTAGATGGGATAGGGGAGTCTTTAGCGATTTTCCCTTCGAACCATATTTTGGCATAGAGTGGGAAAAAGGCGAAGTTGCCTGGGGCAGGAATACTCATTTTGGGGTAAAATTTAATATTATGGACTTCTTAAGAAATACTGCTGGGACCATACAGACGGGCGTCTTGCCTCCATCGATCGATATTTTCTGATCAGGTTCAACTGATTCTGCCTCAAAGACTCGAAGAAGATGATATAATTAACCCCATGAGCCCCTTACTGATCGTCTGCCTCCTGACCGGGATCATCCATTTTACCGAAACGGCCGCTTCGGCGCTCCGCTTGGCCGGCGTCCGGACCAAACTGATCGCCACTTCCCTCTCGTTCGTTAACGCGACCCTCCTGATTACCCGCACCTCGAACATGCTCCAGGCGCCGTTTGTCGGCGGGCTGGTCGATCACGCTATCCTGATCAATGACCCGTCCGCCCTGGTGAACGGTTTCCGGCAGATCATCTTTGCCGCTTTCATCGGCAACCTGCTCGGGGCGGTCTGCACCCCGTTCTTTGTTGCTGTCTTTACCAAAGCAATATTTAGATTTGAGCGGGTCGGTTCGGTCCCCAGGCTGATCGTCTCGGCGTTCCGGCCGAAGAACATGCTGGCGATCGGTCGCCTCTTCCGCTTGCCGAACCGGGCCTCCTTCATCAATTTGTCGTTGAAAGGGATGCCGAAGACTTTTCTCTGGTTGAACTTGGTCGTGGTTTCGGTCTATGCCATCGGGGTCCTCTCGTCGTTATACGCCGGGGCGCTGGTCCCGGAATTCCGGATCACCGCTTCGCAGTTGTCGGCGATCGTCAACGGGATCGCTACGATCCTCCTGGTGACTTTGGTTGACCCGACCTGTGCCTATATCACCGATCAGGCGATCCGGGGAAAACGGCCGGAGTCAGACGTCCGGGCGATGGTCTTCTACATTATTATGGGGAGAGTGGTGGGGACGCTGATCCTCTCACAGCTCTTCCTTATTCCGGCCGCCGAATATATCAGAAATGTCACTTTGCTGGTCAAAGGGGCTTTTGGTCATTAGGTCCCAAGCATGAAGATCATCAGACACCCGCAAAAAAGCAGATTACACCGGCCGGTCGTCGCTCTGGGGACTTTTGACGGCGTCCACCTTGGCCACCGCAAAGTCATCTTGGCGGCAGTCAAATACGCCCAAAAGATCGGCGCCCACTCGGCGGTCATCACCTTCGATCCCCATCCCCAGGAGATAGTGGCGCCGGAGCGGGGCCTCCGCCTCCTGACCACCCTGGGGGAGCGGGAAGAGTTTTTCTGCTCGCTCGGGGTCGATTCCGTCATCGTTATCCGGTTTACTCCCACGATGCGCGCCCTCTCTTATAAGAAGTTCATTCAGCGGTATCTGGTCAAGAAGCTTGGGGTCAGAGGGGTCTTCGTCGGCTATGACCATGCTTTTGGCCATGACCGCTCCGCCGGGACCAAAGAATTGCGGCAGTTGGGCCGGGAACTCGGTTTTAGCGTGACCGTTGTCCCGGCGGTCAAGGTCGGGCACCGGCTCCCTAAATCAGGCCTGATCCGGGAGCTGGTCAGCCGTGGGCGCTTTAGCCAGGCGGTCAAACTCCTGGGCCATCCTTACCGCCTTACCGGCCGGGTGGTCGGGGGGTACGGTCGGGGGAGGAAGTTAGGCTTTCCCACCGCTAACCTGAAGGTTGATCCGCGGAAGCTCCTTCCTGCCCAGGGGGTTTACACCGGCACTGTTAATGATAGGCAATGTTTGGTCAATATCGGTTTTAGGCCAACTTTTGGGCATGGGGACCAGCTGGTGGAGGTCCATTTGCTCGGTTTCCGGGGAAATCTGCGCGGTAAAACGCTTAAAGTTGATCTTTGGCACCGCCTGCGCGACGAAAAGAAGTTTATCGATGCCGCGGCTTTAGTTGGCCAGATCAAAAAAGATATTGCCCAGGCCCGCCGACTGTGATATAATCTTGTTATAATGACATTAGAAAAGAAGTTAGAGACGATCGCCCAGTTCAAGACCCATGAAGGGGATACCGGTTCGACTGAAGTCCAGGTCGCCCTGCTGACCAGAAGGATCCAACATCTGGTCGAGCATCTGAAGAAGAACAACAAGGACAACCACAGCCGCCGCGGGCTCCTCCTGCTGGTCGGCCAGCGCAAGCGGCTGCTCAACTACCTCAAACGCGAAGACACCAAACGCTTCGATGTTTTGACCGGGAGCCTGAAACTCCAATGATCAAAACAGTCAAGCAGGACCTCGGCGACGGCCGGATCATAAGTTTAGAAACAGGCCGGGTGGCCAGGGAAGCTGGTGGTTCCGTTATCGTTCGCCTTGGTGACACGATGATCCTGGCGGTGGCCACGATGTCCGCCACCCAGCGCGAAGGGATCGATTTTTTCCCCCTGCTGGTCGACTTTGAAGAGAAACTCTACGCCGCCGGCCGCATCCCCGGCGGATTTTTCAAGCGGGAAGGGCGCCCGTCCGAAAAGGCGATCCTGACCGCCCGCAAAATTGACCGCCCGATCCGCCCGATGTTCCCCGAAGGTTTCCGCAACGACGTCCAGATAGTCGTTACCCCGCTTTCCGTCGACCAGGAGAACCCGCCGGACATTTTAGCCATCATCGGCGCCTCGGCCGCCCTCTCGATCTCGGACATACCGTTCGACGGGCCGCTGGCCGCGGTGCGCGTGGCCAAGGTCGGTGATCAATTCATTACCAACCCGACCGCGACCCAGATGAAAGAATCATCGCTCGACTTGGTGATCGCCGGGAATAACGAGACGGTCTCGATGATCGAAGCTGGTGCCGATCAGGTCAGCGAAGCCGATGTGCTGGCGGCGATCAAGGCCGGGCATGTCGTGATCCGGCAGATGATCGCCTTGCAGTTGGAGCTGGTCAAACAAGCCGGACAGCCGAAGATCGCCGTGGCCATCCACGAGATCGACCCGCAAATCGAGAAACTGGTCCGCGATCAGGCGACGAGCCAGATCGAAGCGGCCCTGAAGATCGCTGACAA carries:
- the ribF gene encoding riboflavin biosynthesis protein RibF translates to MKIIRHPQKSRLHRPVVALGTFDGVHLGHRKVILAAVKYAQKIGAHSAVITFDPHPQEIVAPERGLRLLTTLGEREEFFCSLGVDSVIVIRFTPTMRALSYKKFIQRYLVKKLGVRGVFVGYDHAFGHDRSAGTKELRQLGRELGFSVTVVPAVKVGHRLPKSGLIRELVSRGRFSQAVKLLGHPYRLTGRVVGGYGRGRKLGFPTANLKVDPRKLLPAQGVYTGTVNDRQCLVNIGFRPTFGHGDQLVEVHLLGFRGNLRGKTLKVDLWHRLRDEKKFIDAAALVGQIKKDIAQARRL
- the rpsO gene encoding 30S ribosomal protein S15 — protein: MTLEKKLETIAQFKTHEGDTGSTEVQVALLTRRIQHLVEHLKKNNKDNHSRRGLLLLVGQRKRLLNYLKREDTKRFDVLTGSLKLQ
- a CDS encoding lipid II flippase Amj family protein codes for the protein MSPLLIVCLLTGIIHFTETAASALRLAGVRTKLIATSLSFVNATLLITRTSNMLQAPFVGGLVDHAILINDPSALVNGFRQIIFAAFIGNLLGAVCTPFFVAVFTKAIFRFERVGSVPRLIVSAFRPKNMLAIGRLFRLPNRASFINLSLKGMPKTFLWLNLVVVSVYAIGVLSSLYAGALVPEFRITASQLSAIVNGIATILLVTLVDPTCAYITDQAIRGKRPESDVRAMVFYIIMGRVVGTLILSQLFLIPAAEYIRNVTLLVKGAFGH